The following proteins are co-located in the Billgrantia tianxiuensis genome:
- a CDS encoding response regulator: MTTPSPVTSQARYHIAVVDDEVDMLDVLQDVLQEEGYRVSALRSGQALHELLARDPADLVVLDLKLAGENGLQVAREVRATNPVPIMMLTGKGDETDRILGLEVAADDFLMKPFNLRELMARVHALLRRAKQLSVTLQDVDQDHECLWFDDWRLDLTRRVLYDPRNHPVNLTFGEYNLLESLVTSANHVLSRDSLLERTRGTDSDSFDRSIDVLILRLRRKIEANPKHPRYILTERGLGYVFQAQVRKR; encoded by the coding sequence ATGACAACACCCAGCCCCGTGACGAGCCAGGCCCGGTATCACATTGCCGTGGTGGACGACGAAGTCGACATGCTGGACGTGCTGCAGGATGTCCTTCAGGAGGAGGGCTACCGGGTCAGCGCTCTGCGCAGCGGCCAGGCCCTGCATGAACTGCTCGCCCGCGACCCGGCGGACCTGGTCGTGCTCGACCTGAAGCTGGCCGGCGAGAATGGCCTGCAGGTGGCTCGCGAGGTCCGCGCGACCAACCCGGTGCCGATCATGATGCTGACCGGCAAGGGGGATGAAACCGATCGCATCCTGGGCCTGGAGGTCGCGGCCGACGACTTCCTGATGAAGCCTTTCAACCTGCGCGAACTGATGGCGCGGGTGCACGCCCTGCTGCGCCGCGCCAAGCAGCTCAGCGTGACGCTGCAGGACGTCGACCAGGACCATGAATGCCTGTGGTTCGACGACTGGCGGCTCGACCTCACCCGACGCGTGCTCTACGACCCCCGCAATCATCCGGTCAACCTCACCTTCGGCGAGTACAACCTGCTGGAGAGCCTGGTCACCTCGGCCAATCATGTGCTGAGCCGCGATAGCCTGCTCGAGCGCACCCGCGGCACCGACAGCGACTCGTTCGACCGCAGCATCGACGTGCTGATCCTGCGCCTGCGTCGCAAGATCGAAGCCAACCCGAAGCATCCCCGCTACATCCTGACCGAACGGGGCCTGGGCTACGTCTTCCAGGCCCAGGTTCGCAAGCGCTGA